One genomic region from Cryptosporangium aurantiacum encodes:
- a CDS encoding hemolysin family protein — protein sequence MNTLALAVTFLLLLGNAFFVGGEFALIASRRTQLEPMAALGSRRAAAALRAMNQIPLMIAGAQLGITICSLGLGAIAEPTLAHLLESPFHSLGVPDDLLHPIAFVLALAIVVFLHTVLGEMVPKNIALAGPEKAVLWLGAPMLWFAQATKPILVALKWISRTLLGAIGIESHDAVKTVYTADELASLVAESRTEGLLDAEDHKRITGALSLTEKTAGIVAVPWPQVDTVNQEISPAALEVLATRVRRSRFPVVDRVSREILGFVHVKDVLGMSGAERRAPLPPAKIRTLKAVPPSTTLADLLVLMRRERVHFVLVTDGVTPVGVVTLDDVLHAVFGEEATAV from the coding sequence TGCTTCTGCTCGGGAACGCGTTCTTCGTGGGTGGCGAGTTCGCGCTGATCGCGTCCCGGCGCACACAGCTCGAGCCGATGGCCGCCCTGGGCTCACGCCGGGCCGCGGCGGCGCTGCGGGCGATGAACCAGATCCCGCTGATGATCGCCGGCGCCCAGCTGGGCATCACGATCTGTTCGCTCGGGCTCGGTGCGATCGCCGAGCCGACCCTCGCCCACCTGCTCGAATCGCCGTTCCACTCGCTCGGCGTTCCGGACGACCTGCTGCACCCGATCGCGTTCGTGCTGGCGCTGGCAATCGTGGTGTTCCTGCACACCGTCCTCGGCGAGATGGTGCCGAAGAACATCGCGCTGGCCGGCCCGGAGAAGGCCGTGCTGTGGCTCGGGGCTCCGATGCTCTGGTTCGCACAGGCCACCAAGCCGATCCTGGTGGCGCTGAAGTGGATCTCGCGGACGCTGCTCGGTGCGATCGGCATCGAGTCGCACGACGCGGTGAAGACCGTCTACACCGCCGACGAGCTGGCCAGCCTGGTCGCCGAGTCACGCACCGAGGGGCTGCTCGACGCCGAGGACCACAAGCGGATCACCGGTGCGCTCTCGCTCACGGAGAAGACCGCGGGCATCGTCGCCGTGCCCTGGCCCCAGGTCGACACCGTCAACCAGGAGATCAGCCCGGCGGCGCTGGAGGTACTGGCCACCCGGGTCCGCCGGTCGCGGTTCCCGGTGGTCGACCGGGTGAGCCGGGAGATCCTCGGGTTCGTGCACGTCAAGGACGTGCTGGGGATGAGTGGCGCGGAGCGACGAGCCCCGCTGCCGCCGGCGAAGATCCGGACGCTCAAGGCCGTGCCACCGTCGACGACGCTGGCGGATCTGCTGGTGCTGATGCGTCGGGAACGAGTGCACTTCGTCCTGGTCACCGACGGCGTGACCCCGGTAGGCGTAGTCACCCTGGACGACGTCCTCCACGCCGTCTTCGGTGAGGAAGCTACCGCCGTCTGA
- a CDS encoding low temperature requirement protein A — MTVSAQRYWRRAELRRDEEDGQHRPVGWLELFFDLVFVVIIGVLAEDLAHDPHHLPGFILQFMALFWVWNAFTYYTERFETDGLENRLFTFLAMVTVAGLAVWAPHGLDDNYVGFAGSYLAARGLNIALWLRAGVHERAFLPIAVRFATGYAIAVVLIVAGAVTENVVFFGVAVVVEIITPSFTAKQQGALPPLSRSKWPERFGLFTMIVLGEMIIGVIHALSDAEEKHLASGVLGLAIGFAFWWLYYDFIARRPSRQQIVVALGWVYLHLLTLLAITVAGAMVSYALAGHDVPDLLFGSVGAALAALGVLETTLERDESEPTHPTFSPALKIGLGGALAAVALLPVHWSPAVALLVCLLVLAVPAAYGARVWYRA; from the coding sequence ATGACCGTGTCAGCCCAGCGCTACTGGAGACGAGCCGAACTCCGGCGCGACGAGGAGGACGGCCAGCATCGCCCGGTCGGCTGGCTCGAGCTCTTCTTCGACCTGGTCTTCGTCGTCATCATCGGCGTGCTCGCCGAGGACCTGGCCCACGACCCGCACCACTTACCCGGCTTCATCCTCCAGTTCATGGCCCTGTTCTGGGTCTGGAACGCGTTCACCTACTACACCGAGCGCTTCGAGACCGACGGCCTGGAGAACCGCCTCTTCACGTTCCTGGCCATGGTCACGGTCGCCGGCCTCGCAGTGTGGGCACCGCACGGCCTCGACGACAACTATGTCGGGTTCGCCGGCTCGTACTTGGCCGCCCGTGGCCTGAACATCGCACTCTGGCTCCGCGCCGGTGTGCACGAGCGTGCGTTCCTGCCGATCGCGGTGCGGTTCGCTACGGGCTACGCGATCGCCGTCGTGTTGATCGTGGCGGGCGCGGTGACGGAGAACGTCGTGTTTTTCGGCGTCGCAGTCGTGGTCGAGATCATCACGCCGTCGTTCACCGCGAAACAGCAGGGTGCGCTGCCACCGCTGAGCCGCTCGAAGTGGCCGGAGCGCTTCGGATTGTTCACGATGATCGTGCTCGGCGAGATGATCATCGGGGTGATCCACGCGCTGTCCGACGCGGAGGAGAAGCACCTGGCGAGCGGCGTCCTCGGGCTCGCGATCGGCTTCGCGTTCTGGTGGCTGTACTACGACTTCATCGCCCGACGTCCGTCCCGGCAGCAGATCGTGGTCGCCCTGGGGTGGGTCTACTTGCACCTGCTCACGCTGCTCGCGATCACGGTCGCCGGTGCCATGGTGAGCTACGCGCTGGCCGGCCACGACGTTCCCGACCTGCTGTTCGGAAGCGTCGGAGCGGCGCTGGCGGCGCTCGGCGTCCTGGAGACGACGCTGGAGCGCGACGAGTCGGAGCCGACCCACCCGACGTTCAGCCCGGCACTGAAGATCGGCTTGGGTGGAGCACTCGCTGCGGTGGCGCTGCTGCCGGTGCACTGGTCACCGGCGGTGGCGCTGCTGGTCTGTCTGCTCGTGCTCGCGGTGCCGGCAGCGTACGGTGCCCGGGTGTGGTACCGGGCGTAG
- the dcd gene encoding dCTP deaminase: MLLSDRDLRAEIDAGRLGLDPYEPELVQPSSIDVRLDRWFRVFRNMQYTHIDPAEQQDDLTELVETPDKSPFVLHPGEFVLGSTLEQVTLPDDLAGRLEGKSSLGRLGLLTHSTAGFIDPGFSGHVTLELSNVANLPITLWPGMKIGQLCLFRLSSPATEPYGSTVFGSRYQGQRGPTPSRSWKNFRTWSTER, from the coding sequence ATGCTGCTCTCCGACCGGGATCTTCGCGCCGAGATCGACGCTGGCCGGCTGGGCCTCGACCCGTACGAGCCGGAACTCGTGCAGCCGTCCAGCATCGACGTGCGGCTCGACCGGTGGTTCCGGGTCTTCCGGAACATGCAGTACACGCACATCGACCCGGCCGAGCAGCAGGACGACCTGACCGAGCTGGTCGAGACGCCCGACAAGAGCCCGTTCGTGCTGCACCCGGGTGAGTTCGTGCTCGGCTCGACGCTGGAGCAGGTCACGCTGCCCGACGATCTGGCGGGGCGGCTGGAGGGCAAGTCGAGCCTGGGTCGCCTGGGGCTGTTGACGCACTCCACGGCCGGCTTCATCGACCCGGGCTTCTCCGGTCACGTGACGCTGGAGCTGTCCAACGTCGCGAACCTGCCGATCACGCTGTGGCCGGGCATGAAGATCGGGCAGCTGTGCCTGTTCCGCCTGTCGAGCCCGGCCACCGAGCCGTACGGCTCAACCGTGTTCGGCTCGCGGTACCAGGGCCAGCGCGGCCCCACACCGTCGCGTTCGTGGAAGAACTTCCGCACCTGGTCGACGGAGCGCTGA